Within the Streptomyces vilmorinianum genome, the region CGGGAGAAGCTGCGCGGCCTGCTGCCCGCGGGCCGGCTCGGCACCGCCGAGGAGATCGGCGACCTGGTGGTCTTCCTCGGCAGCGGGTCCGCCGACTTCCTCACCGGCGACGTCATCCACTTCACGGGCGGCTGGGCCTAGGGGGTGTCCGGCGGATCTTGGCCGGGGCCGCGACGCCTGGCACGGCACCTGGCCGCGTTGCCGAAAAGCCCGAATAGCTCCGCTATTAGGTCATTCCGGCGCCTTGCGATGCACCGCACCAGACGCCGCGTCCTGTCCGGCCCTGATCCACCGGACACCCCCTAGGGCACACCTGCTGCCCCAGGCCCGCATCCGACCCGCATTCGACCCGCATTCGACCCGAACCCGACCCACGCGAAAGAGAGTTCGCTGTGACTACGCGGCAGATCGCGCCCGACGAGACGGACGAGCCCGAGGTCGCGCCGGGGCAGAGCCTGGTGGAGCAGACCCTCGTCGAGATCTGGAAGACCACCCTCGACCGGCCGTCCGTCGCCCTCGACGACGACTTCTTCACGATCGGGGGCGACTCCCTCCTCGCCCTGGTGACCATCGAGCAGATCAACCAGCGCCTGGGCTGGGCGCTCAACATGGGCGACCTGCTGCGCCACCGGACGATCGGCGCGCTCAGCGCCCACAAGGCGTCGGCGCAGGCCGCGAACACCGAGCGGGCCATCATCCGGATGAGCAACCAGGGCTCACGGACCCCGCTGCTGTTCATCCACCCCGGTCTCGGTCTCGTCGACGGCTACGCGCGCCTCGTACGGCTGCTCGGCACCGACCGGGGCTGCTACGGACTCCAGTCCCCGCACATCAGCGCTGTGGACGTGCCCGACGACATGCGGGAGCTCGCGGAGCTCTACGCGGACCTGATCGAGGACGAGTTCGGCGAGGACGACTTCCATCTCGTCGGCGCCTGCGCGGGCGGGGTGATCGGCTACGAGATCGCCCGCATCGCCGAGGAGCGCGGGCTCGGGCTGCGCAAGCTCGTGATCGTCGACGGCTATCTCGACGGCTCGGCCCCCGAGGTGGACGAGGCGGAGCGGCTCGTCGAGTACCGCGACGACGTCCTGCGGATCGCCGCCCCGCACACCGAGCACCCGCCGCTCGCCCCGGCCGACG harbors:
- a CDS encoding alpha/beta fold hydrolase, which codes for MTTRQIAPDETDEPEVAPGQSLVEQTLVEIWKTTLDRPSVALDDDFFTIGGDSLLALVTIEQINQRLGWALNMGDLLRHRTIGALSAHKASAQAANTERAIIRMSNQGSRTPLLFIHPGLGLVDGYARLVRLLGTDRGCYGLQSPHISAVDVPDDMRELAELYADLIEDEFGEDDFHLVGACAGGVIGYEIARIAEERGLGLRKLVIVDGYLDGSAPEVDEAERLVEYRDDVLRIAAPHTEHPPLAPADATPDGVYREIAAALFGAGWEAHGDGALRFAERLHKAFRTTARALETYRPEPFDVDALMLLAKDNETFPDWREAITGELTAEVMDSDEHGLRLCVTEAAHIAARIDDFVGEGC